The following proteins come from a genomic window of Paenibacillus spongiae:
- a CDS encoding YheC/YheD family endospore coat-associated protein encodes MGLPVLGILTLYLNDNGALEERPIYQRMTLAGKKIGLDVFVFTPSDVNYKQNRIHAHVYNTATKSWSRKWSSFPHMIYDRCRIQRSHRFEQLLHFRKQYGHLTFLNRVLRNKWTVYKTMRKDERFRANLPHTRMYESQKDLTDMIRKYPLVYLKPINGTGGRGILRIEKNQDGTYLIQGRDQSRRIISPVRVPLSALHSRLASWNLKGNRYLVQQGIQLKLSNGRVHDYRMLVQKNGSGAWEVTGCAGRIGAPRSITSNLHGGGEAVTMKALLERWIGKEDSIEKIMRTAEELGVQTSSFLEQSYGRLCELALDLAIDRKGHIWLLEVNPKPAREVFIQAGEKETYRRAIEKPLEYALWLYNQKKLRKEKAATREETNPDT; translated from the coding sequence GTGGGATTGCCTGTGCTCGGGATATTGACTCTCTATTTAAATGATAACGGCGCCCTTGAAGAGAGGCCCATCTACCAGCGGATGACGTTAGCCGGCAAAAAGATCGGACTGGATGTCTTCGTCTTTACGCCATCGGATGTTAACTACAAGCAAAACCGGATCCATGCGCATGTCTATAATACGGCTACGAAGAGCTGGTCGCGCAAGTGGAGCTCATTTCCCCATATGATCTACGACCGATGCCGGATTCAACGCAGTCATAGATTCGAGCAGCTTCTCCACTTCCGGAAGCAATACGGTCACCTGACCTTCCTGAACCGGGTGCTGCGAAACAAATGGACGGTTTATAAAACAATGCGCAAGGATGAGCGGTTCCGCGCCAATCTGCCGCATACGCGCATGTATGAAAGCCAGAAGGATCTGACCGATATGATCCGCAAGTACCCTCTTGTCTATTTGAAACCGATCAATGGTACGGGGGGACGGGGCATTCTTCGCATCGAGAAGAATCAAGACGGCACTTATCTCATCCAAGGGCGGGATCAATCGCGGCGGATCATCAGTCCCGTGCGCGTGCCGCTATCCGCGCTGCACAGCCGTCTCGCTTCATGGAATTTGAAAGGAAATCGCTATTTGGTTCAGCAGGGCATTCAACTCAAGCTTTCGAACGGCCGTGTCCACGATTACCGGATGCTCGTGCAAAAGAACGGTTCGGGCGCATGGGAAGTGACGGGCTGTGCAGGACGAATCGGAGCGCCGCGCAGCATTACCTCGAATCTGCACGGGGGCGGCGAGGCCGTTACGATGAAGGCGCTGCTGGAGCGGTGGATCGGCAAAGAAGATTCGATCGAAAAGATCATGCGAACCGCTGAAGAGCTGGGCGTGCAGACCTCCTCCTTCCTGGAGCAATCTTACGGGAGACTTTGCGAATTAGCACTGGATCTAGCCATTGACCGCAAAGGCCATATCTGGCTGCTTGAAGTCAATCCCAAGCCGGCGCGCGAAGTTTTCATTCAAGCCGGGGAGAAGGAGACCTACCGGCGCGCGATCGAAAAACCTCTCGAATATGCCTTATGGCTGTACAATCAGAAGAAGCTTCGCAAAGAGAAAGCGGCCACGCGCGAAGAAACAAATCCCGACACGTAA
- a CDS encoding GNAT family N-acetyltransferase, with the protein MDIRLLPPDRWLATREKLLAFAVQCGSGRLSVDALSLLRHVQALEPVTHNSRTRPAGVDAGTAPRQPAERESAAIAVAVEAGKLAGFAFAVDAGERACIVVVRPQMRGRGAGSALLTQLRQHYGQLACSVAADNPASMQMCFRAGMKAVGMHRGPTGKPTLRFEFSR; encoded by the coding sequence GTGGACATCAGGCTGCTGCCCCCCGACCGATGGCTCGCCACTCGGGAGAAATTGCTCGCCTTCGCCGTTCAATGTGGCAGCGGCCGTTTGTCCGTCGATGCCCTTTCCTTGCTTCGCCATGTTCAAGCATTAGAGCCTGTTACCCATAATAGCCGGACCAGACCAGCCGGTGTTGATGCCGGCACTGCGCCGCGGCAGCCGGCAGAACGCGAATCAGCCGCTATCGCCGTTGCCGTGGAAGCCGGCAAACTAGCGGGCTTCGCCTTTGCCGTGGATGCCGGCGAGCGGGCTTGCATCGTGGTGGTCCGCCCGCAGATGCGCGGCCGCGGCGCCGGCAGCGCCCTGCTGACGCAACTGCGGCAGCATTACGGGCAGCTGGCCTGCAGCGTCGCTGCGGATAACCCGGCCAGCATGCAGATGTGCTTCCGCGCCGGAATGAAGGCTGTCGGGATGCATCGCGGGCCGACTGGCAAGCCGACGCTCCGATTTGAATTCAGCCGCTAA
- a CDS encoding YheC/YheD family endospore coat-associated protein: MPIEPQDPQDSVDILSKKPVLAILTIDDDIQLFRGNRSNYADLIRIGREHGFLVYVVTIKQLKLKRKVLDGYTYQESSDAWQLQQFPFPDLIYNRIPQREDELLPMVRQKIAACMRSPHVQLFNPKFFNKWSLFKWLRQSSTTRPYIPSTQRMLTRESLANMMRKHTFLYLKPISGKAGKGIMTIKVQPERSLPYKLKVQANKKSLTYSCGTLQKLWVRVKKECGGERYIAQQGIMLAAYNDRRFDLRALVQKNQRGIWELSGIGARVAGSFSITTHVPRGGSIEDPEKLLVSAFGQEEARKLLMKARITSLLIAKQIERGAGYTLAEMSMDLGVDQHGNLWFFEANAKPMKFDEPDIRRLSLERIFHYGRYLIRTKSS; the protein is encoded by the coding sequence ATGCCAATCGAACCCCAGGATCCGCAGGATTCGGTGGACATCCTGAGCAAGAAGCCGGTGCTCGCCATCCTGACGATCGATGACGACATCCAACTGTTCCGGGGCAACCGAAGCAACTATGCCGACTTAATACGCATTGGCCGCGAGCACGGATTTCTTGTTTATGTCGTGACCATCAAACAGTTGAAGCTGAAGCGAAAAGTTCTCGATGGCTACACTTACCAGGAATCTTCCGATGCATGGCAGCTGCAGCAGTTCCCTTTTCCCGATTTGATCTATAACCGTATTCCGCAGCGCGAGGATGAGCTGCTGCCGATGGTCCGCCAGAAAATCGCCGCATGTATGCGCAGTCCGCATGTCCAGCTGTTCAATCCGAAGTTCTTCAATAAATGGAGTCTGTTCAAATGGCTGCGGCAATCAAGTACGACAAGACCCTATATCCCGTCGACTCAGCGCATGCTGACCCGGGAAAGTCTGGCCAACATGATGCGCAAGCATACGTTTCTGTATTTGAAGCCGATTAGCGGCAAAGCCGGCAAAGGGATCATGACCATCAAGGTGCAGCCGGAGAGGTCGCTTCCCTATAAGCTCAAAGTTCAGGCCAACAAGAAAAGCCTGACGTATAGCTGCGGAACGCTCCAAAAGCTGTGGGTCCGCGTGAAGAAGGAATGCGGCGGCGAGCGGTATATAGCCCAGCAAGGCATTATGCTTGCCGCCTACAATGACCGCCGGTTCGATTTGCGCGCGCTCGTGCAAAAAAACCAGCGCGGCATTTGGGAGCTGTCAGGCATCGGAGCCCGCGTTGCCGGCTCCTTCAGCATTACGACCCACGTACCGCGAGGAGGCAGCATCGAGGACCCGGAGAAATTGCTTGTCAGCGCATTCGGCCAAGAAGAAGCGCGTAAACTGCTAATGAAGGCCCGCATCACCTCCCTGCTGATTGCCAAACAAATCGAGCGCGGCGCCGGATATACGCTCGCCGAGATGTCGATGGATCTTGGCGTTGACCAGCATGGCAATCTGTGGTTCTTCGAAGCCAACGCCAAGCCGATGAAATTCGATGAGCCGGATATACGGAGACTTTCGCTGGAACGCATTTTTCATTATGGCCGCTATTTAATACGAACGAAATCCAGTTAA
- a CDS encoding YheC/YheD family endospore coat-associated protein — MSLTSCHVHFSPHSDRVIHLSGSLLKSLKLSGKKTVQIRFGKETITAALKSIRRQGHHLYLSAGVRQLIRVPKTGSISLLHAAENEVKIGPLIGVLTDAVSRSITAPFGPRTGHIKQLVRTGESKAYFFAFTPRDINWQQETVNGYFLNQSGWYRKIVPLPDVVYNRLPSRRAETTPSIMNLRERFVKNKIPFFNWSFFDKSDVYKMLDQDVEALEHLPESVNNPKPEKIKEMLEKHQFIYYKPTAGSLGIGIYRLTYHPKRGYFARYRRNGSNVLLRFTNFQSLMRMLQARHGNALGRYVCQQGVRLIEIDGCPIDFRFHMHKNGSNEWIPVGIGAKKAGRGSVTTHIKNGGTLLTPEQALGRTFEGSAGEILDKAKKVSIKLSEAIERNFPHTLGELGLDIGIDKEGKVWMFEANAKPGRSIFSHPSLRSQGRDSFTHIVEHCMYLSRFKGGGS, encoded by the coding sequence ATGAGTTTGACATCGTGTCACGTTCACTTCTCGCCGCACAGCGATAGAGTCATCCACTTGTCGGGTTCGCTCCTTAAATCGTTGAAACTGTCGGGTAAGAAGACGGTTCAAATAAGGTTCGGCAAGGAAACGATTACCGCGGCATTGAAATCCATTCGACGCCAAGGCCATCACTTATATCTGTCCGCCGGCGTGCGCCAGTTGATCCGGGTACCGAAGACGGGCAGCATCTCGCTGCTGCATGCAGCCGAGAACGAAGTGAAGATCGGGCCCTTGATCGGGGTATTGACGGACGCCGTTTCCCGTTCGATAACCGCGCCGTTCGGCCCCCGCACCGGACATATCAAACAGCTCGTGCGCACAGGAGAGAGCAAGGCTTACTTCTTCGCCTTTACGCCGCGGGATATTAACTGGCAGCAGGAGACGGTCAACGGCTATTTTCTGAACCAGAGCGGCTGGTACCGCAAGATCGTCCCTCTTCCCGATGTGGTGTATAATCGCCTGCCCAGCCGCAGAGCGGAAACAACTCCCAGCATTATGAATTTAAGAGAGCGCTTCGTGAAGAATAAGATTCCCTTCTTCAATTGGAGCTTCTTCGATAAATCGGATGTATATAAAATGCTTGACCAGGATGTAGAAGCGCTGGAGCATCTGCCGGAATCGGTCAATAACCCAAAGCCGGAGAAGATCAAAGAAATGCTGGAGAAGCATCAATTTATCTACTACAAGCCGACTGCCGGCAGTCTTGGTATAGGCATATACCGGTTAACCTACCATCCGAAACGGGGTTATTTCGCCCGTTACCGCCGCAATGGCTCGAATGTTCTGCTGCGCTTTACGAACTTTCAAAGCCTGATGCGGATGCTGCAGGCCAGGCATGGCAACGCACTTGGACGCTATGTATGCCAGCAGGGTGTCCGGTTGATTGAAATTGACGGTTGTCCGATCGACTTCCGTTTCCACATGCATAAGAACGGTTCGAACGAATGGATTCCCGTCGGGATCGGGGCGAAGAAAGCCGGCCGCGGCAGCGTGACCACCCATATTAAGAACGGCGGAACGCTGCTTACGCCGGAACAGGCGCTTGGGCGGACGTTCGAAGGCAGTGCGGGCGAGATTCTCGATAAGGCCAAGAAGGTTTCCATTAAGCTGTCGGAAGCGATCGAGCGGAATTTCCCGCATACGCTTGGCGAGCTGGGGCTCGATATCGGAATCGATAAAGAAGGCAAGGTTTGGATGTTCGAAGCGAATGCGAAGCCAGGACGATCCATCTTCAGCCACCCGTCCCTGCGCTCACAAGGACGGGACTCCTTCACCCACATTGTTGAACACTGCATGTATTTAAGCAGGTTTAAAGGAGGGGGCAGTTGA
- a CDS encoding YheC/YheD family endospore coat-associated protein yields MTKQKSVIGILVHEPDESRIHDSGTPERVPENSFCRELCRLGRELGLFVYVFWASNVRAASSTIRGYIHRRGKWEAVDCPLPDFIYDRTLCKNASDRRDRHAALSALKESHLFILLNGSLPGKWDVYEAMLGDELLRPMLPPTYRYNGLELLSELMNSHRSGLFLKPSAGYQGRGALRLEQCAEGYRISGRNAGNKPLHRTFAHLNDFTLWIEPFARSAAYIIQPYLQLTDMNGLAFDIRSLIQKDERGRWHTTGSALRVGEAGSVTANLHGGGTAQEAFKGLSHRFGANKARELLARMNRINERAAILLEQRFGRLCELGFDYGVEPDGRLWLLEANAKPGRQSFQDNTETARNAAVRPLQYALLLANSRSPLFQSNVQTTVTARWR; encoded by the coding sequence GTGACCAAGCAGAAATCCGTGATCGGCATTCTGGTCCATGAACCAGACGAAAGCCGGATCCATGACTCGGGTACTCCGGAAAGGGTGCCGGAGAATAGCTTCTGCCGGGAGTTATGCCGGCTTGGCCGAGAGCTGGGACTGTTCGTTTACGTATTCTGGGCATCAAACGTCCGGGCCGCCTCCAGCACAATCCGAGGGTATATACACCGCCGCGGCAAATGGGAAGCCGTCGACTGCCCGCTCCCTGATTTTATCTATGACCGCACCTTATGCAAGAACGCTTCGGACCGGCGGGATCGTCATGCAGCCCTCTCGGCGCTCAAAGAAAGTCATCTGTTCATTCTCCTGAATGGTTCCCTTCCCGGAAAGTGGGACGTATACGAAGCGATGCTGGGAGATGAGCTGCTGCGCCCGATGCTCCCGCCTACGTACCGATATAATGGCCTAGAGTTGTTGTCAGAATTAATGAATTCCCACCGGTCAGGTTTGTTTCTTAAGCCTTCGGCAGGTTATCAAGGACGCGGCGCCTTACGGCTCGAACAATGCGCGGAGGGTTACCGTATCTCGGGAAGAAACGCCGGCAATAAGCCGCTGCACCGGACATTTGCCCATTTAAATGATTTCACCCTCTGGATTGAACCATTTGCCCGTTCGGCGGCATACATTATTCAACCGTATTTGCAGCTTACCGATATGAACGGGCTCGCTTTTGATATTCGATCACTCATTCAGAAGGATGAACGAGGTCGTTGGCATACGACTGGCTCAGCCCTGCGCGTTGGCGAAGCAGGCAGCGTGACGGCCAATCTGCACGGCGGCGGCACTGCGCAAGAAGCATTCAAAGGACTGTCGCACAGATTCGGCGCCAATAAGGCGCGTGAGCTTTTAGCCCGCATGAATCGTATCAACGAGCGTGCTGCGATACTGCTGGAGCAGCGGTTCGGACGTCTCTGCGAGCTTGGTTTCGATTATGGCGTTGAGCCGGATGGCCGGCTGTGGCTGCTGGAAGCGAATGCGAAGCCAGGACGCCAGTCGTTTCAAGATAACACGGAAACGGCAAGGAACGCAGCGGTTCGGCCGCTTCAATACGCGCTGCTGCTGGCAAACAGCCGCAGCCCCCTTTTTCAGTCGAACGTCCAAACAACCGTAACAGCGCGATGGCGCTGA
- a CDS encoding YheC/YheD family endospore coat-associated protein, with protein sequence MLKSKIAVQVISSGILPEDAVMLGEAYLKQWKIPLGQPVTLKFGALRQFVKVVPVEKFDGMRIGQSLARRMGIYANTSLRLQYRSDSATLAIGPLIGVLISRDDPSMRDKPFGSITMFCKELVDACVAQGAHVYFFTPNHIEGNFNTVEGWVYADGWRKASVPAPDVVNNRLTSRKLENKPSVQHFLKEVKSRYNTVVFNEKFLDKPEVFEALKRDAALVKYLPESHVLRNYTLLKSMCSRYHTVFLKPVRGSLGKGIIRISKDGDHYQAHFATVGGTRKQQFASLLKFFTSISGKMKTVRYQIQQGLNLIDIGGRPVDFRALVQKNETGKWSLTSIVARTAGSHHFVSNLARGGTLSTVKEAVAKSNLSYAQGHDAPSRLQKAALEIAKGIDTHIPAHFGELGIDLALDSNGRIWLLEVNSKPSKNDNTPLQEQKIRPSVRNMIRYARHVAKF encoded by the coding sequence ATGCTGAAATCAAAAATCGCCGTACAAGTGATCAGCTCCGGCATATTGCCCGAAGATGCTGTCATGCTTGGCGAAGCTTATTTGAAACAGTGGAAAATCCCGCTAGGCCAGCCGGTCACGCTCAAGTTCGGCGCATTGCGCCAATTCGTAAAAGTCGTGCCGGTCGAAAAGTTCGACGGCATGCGTATCGGTCAAAGCTTGGCAAGACGAATGGGAATCTATGCAAACACGTCGCTTCGCCTTCAATACCGAAGCGATTCCGCCACACTTGCGATCGGTCCGTTGATCGGCGTGCTGATCAGCCGGGATGATCCGAGTATGCGGGATAAACCGTTTGGTTCCATTACGATGTTTTGCAAGGAGCTTGTCGACGCATGCGTCGCGCAAGGCGCCCATGTCTACTTCTTTACCCCAAATCACATCGAAGGGAACTTCAATACCGTTGAAGGCTGGGTTTACGCTGACGGCTGGCGCAAGGCGTCCGTCCCTGCGCCGGACGTTGTCAACAACAGGCTTACGTCCCGTAAGCTGGAGAATAAGCCCAGCGTACAACATTTTTTGAAAGAAGTAAAATCCCGTTATAACACTGTCGTATTCAACGAAAAGTTTCTGGATAAGCCGGAAGTGTTCGAAGCATTGAAGCGTGACGCGGCGCTTGTCAAATACCTGCCCGAGTCCCATGTGCTCCGTAATTACACCTTGCTTAAATCGATGTGCTCGCGCTACCATACCGTATTTCTGAAGCCTGTACGCGGCAGTCTCGGGAAGGGCATCATCCGGATCTCGAAGGACGGCGATCATTACCAGGCCCATTTCGCGACGGTCGGCGGTACGCGCAAGCAGCAGTTCGCCAGCCTGCTGAAGTTCTTCACCTCCATTTCCGGGAAAATGAAGACGGTCCGCTATCAGATTCAGCAAGGGCTGAACCTCATCGATATCGGAGGCCGGCCCGTTGATTTTCGCGCACTCGTGCAGAAGAACGAGACCGGCAAATGGTCGCTCACCTCAATCGTCGCGCGTACGGCCGGCAGCCATCACTTCGTCTCCAATCTTGCGCGGGGCGGCACGCTCAGCACCGTTAAGGAAGCAGTCGCCAAGTCCAATCTGTCCTATGCGCAGGGCCATGACGCGCCTTCCCGGCTGCAAAAAGCCGCGCTTGAGATCGCCAAAGGTATCGATACGCATATCCCGGCCCATTTCGGCGAGCTGGGCATCGATCTGGCACTCGATTCTAACGGCCGCATATGGCTGCTGGAAGTGAATTCGAAGCCGTCCAAGAACGACAATACCCCGCTGCAGGAGCAAAAAATCCGGCCATCGGTCCGTAATATGATCCGTTATGCAAGGCATGTGGCGAAATTTTAG
- a CDS encoding YlbF family regulator translates to MNVYDKAYELADALKAGEEAKALKEALQAVEADPDAKRMMDDFREKQEKLQQLIMSGEEPSPGEMEKMNKLYELISLNPHVNRLFEAERRFSVIYDDVNRIMSEALRSIVE, encoded by the coding sequence ATGAATGTATATGACAAGGCTTATGAACTGGCGGACGCGCTGAAGGCGGGAGAAGAAGCGAAGGCGCTCAAGGAGGCGCTTCAGGCTGTAGAAGCCGATCCGGATGCGAAGCGGATGATGGATGACTTCCGCGAGAAGCAGGAGAAGCTTCAGCAGCTAATCATGTCCGGCGAAGAGCCGTCCCCGGGCGAGATGGAGAAGATGAACAAGCTGTACGAGTTGATTTCCTTGAATCCGCATGTCAACCGACTGTTTGAGGCCGAGCGGCGGTTTAGCGTCATCTATGACGATGTGAATCGGATTATGTCGGAAGCACTGCGGTCCATCGTCGAATAG
- a CDS encoding DRTGG domain-containing protein, with amino-acid sequence MATGDKEYEALTKHERLIQYIEKLSIGTKLSVRSMAEEFEVSEGTAYKAIKEAETLGLVSTKERIGTVRIERKKRGKLERLTFAEVADIVEGRLYGGASGLNKTLHKFVIGAMELDAMVRYIDAGSLLIVGNREKAHRCALEQGAGVLITGGFGTSEDVNRLADTLGLPIISSKHDTYTVASMINRAMFDRLIKQKIMLVEDIVTYSRPVETMRLGESVDDFYKLSARTGGSRFPVLDDRGRVVGMMTMKDAEGAPAGQLVDKLMTRHLITAALNIPIASAAHTMVAEGIDLLPIVDKNRKLLAAISRSEVLDAMRYTGRQSESGDTFDDLISAGFTKTEIAEDGKWVYKGRITPQMSGTFGIISEGVIVTLMTLAARGLIRELGKRDHIVESLTTYFVRPVQLESEVAIVPKLLEMSRKNAKLEVELTDAGGLAAKAMLTAQLMDPF; translated from the coding sequence ATGGCAACCGGGGACAAAGAATACGAAGCCCTTACGAAGCACGAGAGGCTCATTCAATATATAGAGAAGCTGTCGATCGGGACAAAGCTGTCGGTCCGTTCCATGGCGGAAGAATTCGAAGTAAGCGAAGGCACGGCATATAAGGCCATTAAGGAAGCCGAGACGCTCGGGCTCGTCAGCACGAAGGAACGGATCGGAACGGTCCGGATCGAACGGAAGAAGCGCGGTAAGCTGGAACGGCTCACCTTCGCCGAAGTGGCCGATATTGTCGAAGGCAGGCTGTACGGCGGCGCATCCGGGCTCAACAAGACGCTGCATAAATTTGTAATCGGCGCGATGGAGCTGGATGCAATGGTCCGGTACATTGACGCCGGAAGCCTGCTTATCGTCGGCAACCGGGAGAAGGCTCACCGCTGTGCGTTGGAGCAGGGAGCGGGCGTGCTGATTACCGGCGGGTTCGGAACGAGCGAGGACGTCAACCGGCTTGCGGATACATTGGGGCTGCCCATTATTTCTTCCAAGCATGATACGTATACCGTTGCTTCGATGATTAACCGGGCGATGTTCGACCGGCTCATTAAGCAGAAGATTATGCTCGTCGAAGATATTGTCACCTACAGCAGACCGGTAGAGACGATGCGCCTCGGCGAATCGGTCGACGACTTTTATAAGCTGTCTGCGCGCACCGGCGGATCGCGTTTTCCGGTTCTGGACGACCGCGGGCGCGTCGTCGGCATGATGACGATGAAGGATGCCGAGGGCGCTCCCGCCGGCCAGCTCGTGGACAAGCTGATGACTCGGCATCTGATTACCGCGGCCCTGAACATTCCGATCGCATCGGCAGCCCATACGATGGTGGCGGAAGGGATCGATCTGCTGCCGATCGTCGACAAGAACCGGAAGCTTCTGGCCGCCATCAGCCGCAGCGAAGTGCTGGATGCGATGCGGTATACGGGAAGGCAGTCCGAATCCGGCGACACCTTCGATGATTTAATCAGCGCGGGTTTTACGAAGACGGAAATCGCCGAGGACGGCAAATGGGTGTATAAGGGGAGAATTACGCCTCAGATGTCGGGAACGTTCGGCATCATCTCCGAAGGCGTGATCGTGACGCTCATGACGCTAGCGGCGCGCGGGCTTATCCGGGAGCTGGGTAAACGCGATCATATCGTGGAGAGCCTGACCACTTATTTCGTCCGTCCGGTGCAGCTTGAAAGCGAGGTAGCCATCGTGCCGAAGCTGCTGGAGATGAGCCGGAAGAATGCGAAGCTGGAAGTTGAATTAACCGATGCCGGCGGATTGGCCGCCAAAGCAATGCTGACAGCCCAGCTTATGGATCCGTTCTGA
- a CDS encoding YtpI family protein: MVALNWLLVIGVFASLFASVFFSYKTRRSRDGRQRGLNASMMNISMGIMLLLFALLFMLVYSGSTVKVIIGTLFIVIGLFNLFAGLRNHSIYRAMK; the protein is encoded by the coding sequence ATGGTTGCATTAAATTGGTTATTGGTGATCGGCGTATTCGCATCGCTATTCGCCTCTGTCTTCTTCAGCTATAAAACGCGCCGGTCCAGAGACGGGCGCCAGCGCGGTTTGAACGCCTCGATGATGAACATATCCATGGGCATCATGCTGCTGCTCTTCGCATTGCTGTTCATGCTGGTATACAGCGGCTCTACGGTGAAGGTGATTATCGGTACGCTGTTTATCGTGATCGGCTTGTTCAATTTGTTTGCCGGTCTGCGCAATCATAGCATCTATCGGGCTATGAAATAA
- a CDS encoding YtrH family sporulation protein, with protein MNPFLTWAIIDFFIAFGVVFGGAMLAGIGSVFLLMPPAAIMVKTASQLKIWALVAAVGGSIDPMRVIESNIIEGHLSPVAMQIGYMLCAFLGAHLGTELIRWLCRGAI; from the coding sequence TTGAATCCTTTTCTGACTTGGGCCATTATTGACTTCTTCATCGCGTTCGGCGTTGTATTCGGCGGTGCGATGCTGGCCGGCATCGGCTCCGTCTTTCTTCTCATGCCGCCGGCCGCCATTATGGTCAAAACCGCCAGTCAGCTCAAAATTTGGGCGCTCGTCGCGGCTGTCGGAGGCTCTATCGATCCGATGCGCGTCATAGAGAGCAATATCATCGAAGGCCATCTGTCTCCGGTTGCGATGCAAATCGGCTATATGCTGTGCGCCTTTCTTGGGGCTCATCTGGGCACGGAGCTTATCCGCTGGCTATGCAGAGGAGCGATCTGA